One part of the Luteibacter yeojuensis genome encodes these proteins:
- a CDS encoding acetate/propionate family kinase, translated as MTTGHVLALNAGSSSLKYGLYRVEGDACDALLTAQTEAAGAGADPVATVRDALRGRSLPMPDAVGHRIVHGGPNIRAHARIDEGLMAHLEEAKAFAPLHVPVAVAMVKRAREAFPGVPQVACFDTAFHATLPVVAKTLPLPADLREGGIERYGFHGLSYESIVRRLGDAIPERVVVAHLGNGASLCAVRRGKSVDTTMGLTPTGGIVMGTRPGDLDPGVLLYLMRERGYDAERLEKLVDRESGLKGLSGGTSDMRTLHERGDETSRLALDVFAHAARKQVAAMAASLGGIDLLVFTGGIGENDAAMREAIADGLRWMGAFDVRVIRTEEDAQIARHTWRLASQGSPL; from the coding sequence ATGACGACGGGCCACGTCCTGGCGCTCAACGCCGGTTCGTCGTCGCTGAAGTATGGGCTGTACCGCGTCGAGGGCGACGCGTGCGACGCATTGCTGACCGCGCAGACGGAGGCCGCGGGTGCCGGGGCGGATCCTGTCGCGACGGTCCGGGACGCGCTGCGCGGCCGGTCGCTGCCGATGCCCGACGCCGTCGGTCACCGCATCGTCCATGGCGGCCCGAACATCCGCGCGCATGCGCGGATCGACGAGGGGCTGATGGCGCATCTCGAAGAAGCGAAAGCCTTCGCGCCGCTGCACGTGCCCGTCGCGGTAGCGATGGTGAAGCGTGCGCGGGAAGCGTTTCCCGGTGTGCCGCAGGTGGCGTGTTTCGACACGGCCTTCCACGCGACCCTTCCCGTCGTGGCGAAGACCCTGCCCCTGCCGGCCGACCTGCGCGAGGGCGGCATCGAGCGCTACGGCTTCCATGGGTTGTCGTACGAGTCCATCGTGCGCCGGCTGGGCGATGCGATACCGGAGCGCGTCGTCGTCGCCCACCTCGGCAACGGCGCCAGCCTGTGCGCGGTGCGGCGTGGCAAGTCGGTGGATACGACGATGGGGCTCACGCCGACCGGAGGCATCGTCATGGGCACGCGTCCCGGGGATCTCGACCCGGGCGTCCTGCTGTACCTGATGCGCGAGCGCGGTTACGACGCGGAACGGCTGGAGAAGCTTGTGGACCGGGAGTCCGGATTGAAGGGGCTGTCGGGCGGGACCAGCGACATGCGCACGCTGCACGAAAGAGGGGACGAGACGTCCCGCCTGGCGCTGGACGTGTTCGCGCACGCGGCGCGGAAGCAGGTGGCGGCGATGGCCGCATCGCTCGGCGGCATCGACCTGCTGGTATTCACCGGCGGCATCGGCGAGAACGATGCGGCGATGCGCGAGGCGATCGCCGACGGGCTGCGCTGGATGGGAGCGTTCGATGTGCGCGTCATTCGCACCGAAGAGGACGCGCAGATTGCCAGGCATACCTGGCGCCTCGCTTCGCAGGGCTCGCCGCTGTAG
- a CDS encoding fumarate hydratase, whose product MTSIKQDDLITSVADALQYISYYHPVDYIRNLSAAYEREESPAAKDAIAQILINSRMCAEGHRPICQDTGIVTVFLKVGMNVRWDDATMGVEDMVNEGVRRAYNHPDNKLRASVLADPAGKRMNTRDNTPAVVNVSIVPGDKVDVIVAAKGGGSEAKSKFAMLNPSDSIVDWVLKTVPTMGAGWCPPGMLGIGIGGTAEKAMLLAKEALMEPIDVVDLIARGPSNRAEELRLELYEKVNALGIGAQGLGGLTTVLDIKVKDYPTHAANLPVAMIPNCAATRHAHFVLDGSGPVALDPPSLEDWPKLTYDASKGRRVNLDTITREEVQGWKPGETILLNGKLLTGRDAAHKRMIDMLNRGETLPVDFTNRFIYYVGPVDPVRDEVVGPAGPTTATRMDKFTRQMLESTGLLGMVGKSERGPAAIEAIRDNKAVYLMAVGGSAYLVSKAIKASRVLAFEDLGMEAIYEFEVKDMPVTVAVDSAGTSVHETGPKEWRSKIGKIPVVVV is encoded by the coding sequence ATGACCTCGATCAAGCAGGACGACCTCATCACCAGCGTCGCCGACGCCCTCCAGTACATCTCGTACTACCACCCGGTGGACTACATCCGGAACCTCTCCGCCGCCTATGAGCGCGAGGAATCGCCGGCGGCGAAGGATGCGATCGCGCAGATCCTCATCAACTCGCGCATGTGCGCCGAGGGCCATCGGCCGATCTGCCAGGACACCGGCATCGTCACCGTCTTCCTCAAGGTCGGCATGAACGTGCGCTGGGACGATGCCACGATGGGCGTCGAGGACATGGTGAACGAGGGTGTGCGCCGCGCCTACAACCACCCCGACAACAAGCTGCGCGCCTCGGTGCTCGCCGATCCGGCGGGCAAGCGCATGAACACGCGCGACAACACGCCGGCCGTCGTCAACGTCTCCATCGTGCCGGGCGACAAGGTCGACGTCATCGTGGCCGCCAAGGGTGGCGGCTCGGAAGCGAAGTCGAAGTTCGCCATGCTCAACCCGTCCGACTCCATCGTGGACTGGGTGCTGAAGACCGTGCCGACCATGGGTGCCGGCTGGTGCCCGCCGGGCATGCTCGGCATCGGTATCGGCGGCACCGCCGAGAAGGCCATGCTGCTGGCGAAGGAAGCGCTGATGGAGCCGATCGACGTCGTCGACCTCATCGCGCGGGGGCCGTCCAACCGCGCGGAAGAGCTGCGCCTGGAACTGTACGAGAAGGTCAACGCGCTCGGCATCGGCGCGCAGGGTCTCGGCGGGCTCACCACCGTGCTCGACATCAAGGTCAAGGACTACCCGACGCACGCGGCCAACCTGCCGGTGGCGATGATCCCGAACTGCGCCGCCACGCGCCACGCGCATTTCGTGCTCGACGGTTCGGGTCCGGTCGCGCTCGATCCGCCGTCGCTGGAAGACTGGCCGAAGCTCACCTACGACGCCTCCAAGGGCCGCCGCGTGAACCTCGACACGATCACGCGCGAGGAAGTGCAGGGCTGGAAGCCGGGCGAGACCATCCTGCTCAACGGCAAGCTGCTCACCGGGCGTGACGCCGCGCACAAGCGCATGATCGACATGTTGAACCGCGGCGAGACGCTGCCGGTGGATTTCACCAACCGCTTCATCTACTACGTCGGCCCGGTGGACCCGGTGCGCGACGAGGTCGTCGGTCCCGCCGGCCCGACCACCGCCACGCGCATGGACAAGTTCACCCGGCAGATGCTGGAGTCCACCGGCCTGCTGGGCATGGTCGGCAAGTCCGAGCGCGGTCCCGCAGCGATCGAGGCCATCCGCGACAACAAGGCGGTATACCTCATGGCCGTGGGCGGCTCGGCGTACCTCGTGTCGAAGGCGATCAAGGCCTCGCGCGTGCTCGCGTTCGAAGACCTCGGCATGGAAGCGATCTACGAGTTCGAAGTGAAGGACATGCCGGTGACCGTGGCGGTCGACAGTGCCGGCACGTCGGTGCACGAGACGGGGCCGAAGGAGTGGCGCTCGAAGATCGGCAAGATTCCGGTGGTTGTCGTCTAA
- a CDS encoding restriction endonuclease — protein sequence MFSARTPSSVGTDALARLSWHDFEHLLAEHYRDQGWKVEYRSPPASLKQLEGAFDLRLYRGNETVIVQCKHWDAAEVQLHEVNELLGTMLNEAATRGVLVTRGRYSADARAVPRRQPRLQLIDGDVLRAMLKLLDHLDTSIPGMALPTVAARGRGRPRRASDRETGSRLLPVLLAAAIALLLGLFVWHAMSRRVEPVPPPAATDKAAGTAPATPPAAAAPVATPPPPPAAALPPAPAPEPSISRELQERARLRESKDTGSSPESRRQAEDAMKVMERNTREVGSAD from the coding sequence ATGTTCTCCGCGCGAACGCCCTCGTCCGTCGGCACGGACGCACTCGCACGGCTGAGCTGGCACGATTTCGAGCATCTCCTCGCCGAGCATTACCGCGACCAGGGCTGGAAGGTGGAATACCGCTCACCCCCCGCGTCGCTGAAGCAGCTCGAAGGCGCCTTCGACCTCCGCCTGTATCGCGGCAACGAGACCGTCATCGTCCAGTGCAAGCATTGGGATGCGGCCGAGGTGCAGCTGCACGAGGTGAACGAGCTCCTCGGCACCATGCTCAACGAGGCGGCAACACGCGGCGTGCTGGTCACTCGTGGCCGGTACAGCGCCGACGCCCGCGCCGTGCCGCGTCGCCAGCCACGCCTGCAGCTGATCGACGGCGACGTGCTGCGGGCGATGCTGAAGCTGCTGGATCACCTGGACACCTCGATCCCCGGCATGGCGCTGCCTACCGTCGCGGCCCGCGGGCGCGGGAGGCCACGCCGCGCATCGGACCGTGAGACGGGCTCCCGGTTGCTGCCGGTCCTCCTCGCCGCGGCCATCGCCCTGCTCCTCGGGCTGTTCGTCTGGCATGCCATGTCGCGGCGTGTCGAACCCGTGCCGCCGCCCGCCGCCACCGATAAGGCCGCAGGGACAGCTCCGGCCACGCCACCGGCCGCCGCCGCGCCGGTTGCCACGCCACCTCCCCCGCCCGCCGCCGCGCTGCCGCCCGCGCCCGCACCGGAACCCTCGATCTCGCGAGAACTCCAGGAGCGGGCTCGCCTGCGCGAATCGAAGGACACCGGATCGTCGCCCGAGTCGCGGCGCCAGGCCGAGGACGCCATGAAGGTCATGGAGCGCAATACGCGCGAGGTAGGCTCGGCGGACTAG
- a CDS encoding phosphoketolase family protein — protein sequence MTETLAPDLLRRMHAYWRAANYLTVGQIYLRDNPLLERPLRREDIKHRLLGHWGTTTGLNFIYTHLNRAIVERDLDMIYVIGPGHGGPGLVAHTYLEGSYTEVYPHIDRSAAGMRELFRQFSWPYGIPSHVAPETPGSIHEGGELGYSLSHAFGAAFDNPELVVACIVGDGEAETGALATSWHSNKFLNPERDGAVLPILHLNGYKIANPTVLARIEPEELRDLMRGYGYEPHFVEGHAFEPMHQAFAAALDRCLDEIARIQQAARTGSAENAKRPRWPMIVLRSPKGWTGPKEVDGKPVEGTWRSHQVPIGKFENDEHLAILERWMKSYDPEELFDENGRFREEFASLAPKGRRRMGMNPHANGGLLLKSLHMPHYRDFAEEVKTPGDHKAEATRVLGRFLREVMRKNMQTFRLFGPDETASNRLDAVYEASGKTWLAGMEAVDENLSPAGRVMEVLSEHQCQGWLEGYLLTGRHGFFSCYEAFIHIIDSMFNQHAKWLKVTRKMSWRPPIASLNYLLSSHVWHQDHNGFSHQDPGFIDHVANKKSEIVRIYLPPDANCLLSVADHCLRSRHYVNVIVAGKQPDWQWLDMESAERHCTAGAGIWEWAGRGSDDPDVVMACAGDAPTVETLAAVMLLREYLPDIRIRVVNVVDLMTLEPPEEHPHGMDDDRFDDLFTKDRPVIFAFHGYPGIVHKLTYRRRNHDNIHVRGYKEEGTTTTALDMMVLNNMDRFQLALDAINRIPRFAGEREKAAQRYWADIERHKLYVSEHGQDLPEVRDWQWKAEERA from the coding sequence ATGACCGAGACGCTCGCGCCCGATCTCCTGCGCCGCATGCACGCCTACTGGCGCGCGGCCAACTACCTCACCGTCGGGCAGATCTACCTGCGCGACAATCCCCTCCTCGAGAGGCCGCTGCGCAGGGAAGACATCAAGCACCGCCTGCTCGGCCACTGGGGCACGACGACGGGCCTGAACTTCATCTACACCCACCTGAATCGCGCGATCGTCGAGCGCGACCTCGACATGATCTACGTGATCGGTCCGGGCCATGGCGGACCCGGTCTCGTCGCGCATACCTACCTCGAAGGCTCGTACACCGAGGTCTATCCGCATATCGACCGCAGCGCCGCGGGCATGCGCGAGCTGTTCCGGCAATTCTCCTGGCCTTACGGCATTCCCAGCCACGTGGCGCCGGAAACGCCAGGCTCCATCCACGAAGGGGGCGAACTCGGCTATTCGCTCTCGCACGCGTTCGGGGCGGCCTTCGACAATCCCGAGCTTGTCGTCGCCTGCATCGTCGGCGATGGCGAGGCGGAGACCGGCGCGCTTGCCACCAGCTGGCATTCGAACAAGTTCCTCAATCCGGAACGCGACGGCGCCGTGCTGCCGATCCTTCACCTCAACGGCTACAAGATCGCGAACCCCACCGTGCTCGCCCGCATCGAGCCGGAAGAGCTGCGCGACCTCATGCGCGGCTACGGTTACGAGCCGCATTTCGTCGAGGGCCACGCATTCGAGCCGATGCACCAGGCCTTCGCGGCGGCGCTCGACCGTTGCCTGGACGAGATCGCGCGCATCCAGCAGGCGGCCCGCACCGGCAGCGCGGAAAACGCGAAGCGTCCGCGCTGGCCGATGATCGTGCTGCGCAGCCCCAAGGGATGGACGGGTCCGAAGGAAGTCGACGGCAAGCCGGTGGAAGGCACGTGGCGTTCGCACCAGGTGCCCATCGGGAAGTTCGAGAACGACGAGCACCTCGCGATCCTCGAGCGCTGGATGAAGAGCTACGACCCGGAGGAACTGTTCGACGAGAACGGCCGCTTCCGCGAGGAATTCGCATCGCTGGCGCCGAAGGGCCGGCGGCGCATGGGCATGAACCCGCACGCCAACGGCGGTCTGCTGCTGAAGTCGCTGCACATGCCGCATTACCGCGATTTCGCGGAGGAAGTGAAGACCCCGGGCGACCACAAGGCCGAGGCGACGCGCGTGCTCGGACGCTTCCTGCGCGAGGTGATGCGGAAGAACATGCAGACCTTCCGCCTGTTCGGCCCCGACGAGACGGCATCCAACCGGCTCGACGCCGTCTACGAGGCCAGCGGCAAGACCTGGCTGGCCGGGATGGAAGCCGTCGACGAGAACCTGTCGCCGGCCGGCCGTGTGATGGAGGTGCTGAGCGAGCACCAGTGCCAGGGCTGGCTGGAGGGTTACCTGCTCACCGGCCGTCACGGCTTCTTTTCCTGCTACGAAGCCTTCATCCACATCATCGACTCCATGTTCAATCAGCACGCCAAGTGGTTGAAAGTGACAAGGAAGATGTCCTGGCGGCCACCCATCGCCTCGCTCAACTACCTGCTGAGCTCCCATGTGTGGCACCAGGATCACAACGGCTTCTCCCATCAGGATCCGGGCTTCATCGACCACGTGGCCAACAAGAAGTCGGAGATCGTGCGCATCTATCTGCCCCCGGATGCGAATTGCCTGCTCTCGGTCGCCGACCACTGCCTGCGCAGCCGGCATTACGTGAACGTGATCGTGGCCGGCAAGCAGCCGGACTGGCAGTGGCTGGATATGGAAAGCGCGGAGCGCCACTGCACGGCGGGCGCGGGCATCTGGGAATGGGCGGGCCGCGGGAGCGACGATCCCGACGTGGTGATGGCCTGCGCCGGCGACGCGCCCACGGTGGAGACGCTGGCGGCGGTGATGCTCCTGCGCGAGTACCTGCCCGACATCCGCATCCGCGTCGTCAACGTGGTGGACCTGATGACGCTGGAGCCGCCGGAAGAGCATCCGCACGGCATGGACGACGACCGCTTCGACGACCTGTTCACCAAGGACCGTCCGGTGATCTTCGCCTTCCACGGGTATCCCGGCATCGTCCACAAGCTGACTTACCGCCGCCGCAACCACGACAACATCCACGTGCGCGGCTACAAGGAGGAAGGCACCACCACGACGGCGCTGGACATGATGGTGCTGAACAACATGGACCGTTTCCAGCTGGCGCTGGACGCGATCAACCGTATTCCGCGCTTCGCGGGCGAGCGCGAGAAGGCCGCGCAACGTTACTGGGCCGACATCGAGCGGCATAAGCTGTACGTGAGCGAGCACGGACAAGACCTGCCCGAGGTACGCGACTGGCAGTGGAAGGCCGAGGAACGCGCATGA
- a CDS encoding thioredoxin family protein, protein MRHPFRNVLLACVLAVSALGLARPAAAAQTAPEFAGIAAWQNSKPLTMRELRGKVVLIDFWAYSCINCLRTLPHVTRWYDQYKDKGLVVVGVHSPEFPFEKQEGNVRDAIARYGIHYPVAQDNDLATWDAWSNRYWPAEYLVDQRGNVIAHHFGEGNYMEMENAIRTLLGLPRLTDAGAMADKDAPDFNQLGSPEMYFGSDRSQNNASPGGDRSGTRDFAAPSRLDLNRFALVGRWEIGRQNASLVGPTGEIRLHFKAKKVHMVASANDPVTVEVLLDGKPQAPVTVQKSMLYTLYSGQDYKDHVLTIRVPKANFHAFTFTFG, encoded by the coding sequence ATGCGCCACCCGTTCCGCAACGTCCTCCTCGCCTGCGTCCTCGCCGTTTCGGCGCTGGGCCTGGCGCGCCCGGCCGCCGCCGCCCAGACCGCGCCGGAGTTCGCCGGCATCGCCGCCTGGCAGAACTCCAAGCCGCTCACCATGCGCGAGCTGCGCGGCAAGGTCGTCCTGATCGATTTCTGGGCCTATTCCTGCATCAACTGCCTGCGCACCCTGCCCCACGTCACCCGCTGGTACGACCAGTACAAGGACAAGGGCCTGGTGGTGGTCGGCGTGCATTCGCCGGAATTCCCGTTCGAGAAGCAGGAAGGCAACGTCCGCGACGCCATCGCCCGCTACGGCATCCATTACCCGGTGGCCCAGGACAACGACCTGGCCACGTGGGACGCCTGGAGCAACCGGTACTGGCCGGCGGAATACCTGGTGGACCAGCGCGGCAACGTCATCGCCCACCATTTCGGCGAGGGCAACTACATGGAGATGGAGAACGCGATCCGCACCCTGCTGGGCCTGCCGCGGCTGACGGACGCCGGCGCGATGGCGGACAAGGACGCCCCGGACTTCAACCAGTTGGGTTCGCCCGAGATGTACTTCGGCAGCGACCGCAGCCAGAACAACGCCAGCCCGGGAGGCGACCGCTCGGGTACCCGCGATTTCGCCGCCCCGTCCCGTCTCGACCTCAACCGCTTCGCCCTCGTGGGCCGCTGGGAGATCGGCCGCCAGAATGCGAGCCTGGTGGGCCCCACCGGCGAGATCCGCCTGCATTTCAAGGCGAAGAAGGTGCACATGGTGGCCAGCGCCAACGACCCGGTGACGGTGGAGGTGCTGCTCGACGGCAAGCCGCAGGCGCCCGTGACGGTACAGAAGTCGATGCTCTACACGCTGTACAGCGGACAGGATTACAAGGACCACGTGCTGACCATCCGCGTGCCGAAGGCCAACTTCCACGCCTTCACCTTCACCTTCGGATAA
- a CDS encoding siderophore-interacting protein, translating into MSERHAIVRVRHTLKMRRLTVSHVRRIAPHMLRVTLTGADLEGFVSAAPDDHVKLFFPVEGGALNLPVFGPEGPVYPEGVEPSPSRDYTPRRYDAALGELDIDFVVHGEGPASTWAENAKVGDMLGVGGPRGSMIVPGDYDHYVLVGDATALPAIGRWLEEMPAETKATVLVEIASDAERQVLKRDVRWFVPGASPSLDETVASMPIPAGDTFWWVAVESKRARTLRSLLVEQRGVDKDWVKATGYWQA; encoded by the coding sequence ATGAGCGAGCGCCATGCGATCGTGCGCGTGCGCCACACGCTGAAGATGCGCAGGCTGACGGTTTCCCATGTGCGGCGGATCGCGCCGCACATGCTGCGCGTGACCCTGACCGGCGCGGACCTCGAGGGTTTCGTTTCCGCCGCACCCGACGACCACGTGAAGCTGTTCTTCCCCGTGGAAGGCGGCGCGTTGAACCTTCCCGTCTTCGGTCCGGAAGGCCCCGTATATCCCGAGGGCGTGGAACCTTCGCCTTCGCGCGATTACACGCCGCGCCGTTACGACGCCGCACTCGGCGAACTGGACATCGATTTCGTCGTGCACGGGGAAGGTCCGGCCTCGACCTGGGCCGAGAACGCGAAGGTCGGCGACATGCTGGGGGTCGGCGGACCGCGAGGGTCGATGATCGTGCCCGGCGATTACGACCATTACGTGCTCGTGGGCGACGCCACCGCCCTGCCCGCCATCGGACGCTGGCTGGAAGAGATGCCGGCGGAGACGAAGGCCACGGTGCTGGTGGAGATCGCATCCGACGCCGAGCGCCAGGTGTTGAAACGCGACGTCCGCTGGTTCGTGCCGGGTGCGTCGCCGAGCCTCGACGAAACGGTGGCGTCGATGCCGATTCCCGCAGGCGACACGTTCTGGTGGGTGGCGGTGGAGTCGAAACGCGCGCGCACGCTGCGTTCGCTGCTGGTCGAACAGCGCGGCGTGGACAAGGATTGGGTCAAGGCCACCGGCTACTGGCAGGCTTGA
- a CDS encoding AsmA family protein: MRRGRKILAWVLGILLLLIVAVVLFIAFFDWNRLKPTINEKVSEAIGRPFAIHGDLSAQWSREPGESGLAGLMPWPHFTARDITVANPDWAKDKHFATLDTIAFRLSPFPLIAHRIVVPEIRLGRPHIALQRQKNGDDTWTFKLPESTGPSEWQLELNAIAFDKGHIDFADATNQIVMGIDVTPLGKGIPFDEIMAQQEKDARAQAKKTTGASAKTLARSDAGEKDRRDETRQKQVYYFAWDAKGTYKKSTVSAKARTGGVLALRDADRPFPVQADARFGDTHIAFVGTLTDPLDMGALDVRLWFSGTSMSHLYDLTGITLPDTPPFATEGHLKANLKKGASVYTYENFTGRVGGSDLGGSLVFDTHGERPSLTGTLKSNQLLFSDLAPLVGGGSNAEKAERGDATRQPADKVLPVEPFKTDRWKAMDADVHFTGVKIVHGERLPIDNLSTHLIMKDGVLTLDPLKFGVAGGTVGSNIRLDGSVSPMKGGFNMGARHMKLKELFPTFEPMQTSFGELNGDASLTATGNSPAALLGSSNGEVKLLINDGAISSSLLELAGLNVGSYAVNKLFGDEVVKINCMAADLVTTNGVMESRLFAFDTEKALINVSGDIDFRNEKLNLDIVPHTKGFRLFSLRSPLYVHGTMKNPSVGVHAGPLILRGGGAVALAVFAAPLAALAPLAVPESGKADATQCKPLLDDLRKNPPKAPPAGKTRKN, encoded by the coding sequence ATGCGGCGCGGCAGGAAAATACTGGCTTGGGTCCTCGGCATTCTGCTCCTGCTGATCGTCGCGGTGGTGCTGTTCATCGCCTTCTTCGACTGGAACCGGCTGAAGCCCACCATCAACGAAAAGGTCTCGGAAGCCATCGGAAGGCCTTTCGCCATCCATGGCGACCTGTCCGCGCAGTGGTCCCGCGAGCCCGGCGAAAGCGGTCTCGCCGGCCTCATGCCGTGGCCGCACTTCACCGCGCGCGATATCACCGTCGCCAACCCGGACTGGGCGAAGGACAAGCATTTCGCCACGCTCGACACCATCGCGTTCCGGCTGTCGCCCTTCCCGCTCATCGCGCACCGGATCGTGGTGCCGGAGATCCGCCTCGGCCGGCCGCATATCGCCTTGCAGCGACAGAAGAACGGCGACGACACCTGGACGTTCAAGCTGCCGGAAAGCACCGGCCCCTCCGAATGGCAGCTCGAACTCAATGCCATCGCGTTCGACAAGGGGCACATCGATTTCGCCGACGCCACGAACCAGATCGTCATGGGCATCGACGTGACGCCGCTCGGCAAGGGCATCCCCTTCGACGAGATCATGGCGCAGCAGGAAAAGGACGCACGCGCGCAGGCGAAGAAGACCACCGGCGCCAGCGCGAAGACGCTGGCCAGGAGCGACGCCGGCGAGAAGGACCGGCGCGACGAGACCAGGCAGAAGCAGGTTTATTACTTCGCCTGGGATGCCAAGGGCACGTACAAGAAATCCACCGTCTCGGCCAAGGCCCGCACGGGGGGCGTGCTGGCCCTGCGCGATGCCGATCGCCCCTTCCCCGTGCAGGCCGACGCACGCTTCGGCGACACGCATATCGCTTTCGTCGGCACGCTTACGGACCCGCTCGACATGGGCGCGCTGGACGTGCGCCTGTGGTTCTCCGGCACGAGCATGTCGCACCTCTACGACCTCACCGGCATCACCCTGCCGGACACGCCGCCCTTCGCGACCGAAGGGCATCTCAAGGCGAACCTGAAGAAGGGCGCGAGCGTCTACACCTACGAGAACTTCACCGGCCGCGTGGGCGGCAGCGATCTCGGCGGCAGCCTGGTCTTCGACACCCACGGCGAGCGGCCCAGCCTCACCGGCACCCTCAAATCCAACCAGTTGCTCTTCAGCGACCTGGCCCCGCTCGTGGGCGGCGGGTCGAACGCGGAGAAGGCGGAGCGCGGCGACGCGACCCGCCAGCCGGCGGACAAGGTGCTGCCCGTCGAGCCGTTCAAGACCGACCGCTGGAAGGCCATGGACGCCGACGTACACTTTACCGGCGTCAAGATCGTCCACGGCGAACGCCTGCCGATCGACAACCTGTCCACCCATCTGATCATGAAGGACGGCGTGCTGACGCTCGACCCGCTGAAGTTCGGCGTGGCGGGGGGTACGGTCGGCAGCAATATCCGCCTGGACGGTTCGGTCTCGCCGATGAAGGGCGGCTTCAACATGGGCGCGCGCCACATGAAGCTGAAGGAGCTGTTCCCCACCTTCGAGCCCATGCAGACCAGCTTCGGCGAACTCAATGGCGATGCCTCGCTCACCGCCACCGGCAATTCGCCCGCCGCGCTCCTGGGAAGTTCCAACGGCGAGGTGAAGCTCCTCATCAACGATGGCGCGATCAGCAGCTCGCTGCTGGAACTGGCCGGCCTCAACGTGGGCAGCTACGCGGTGAACAAGCTGTTCGGCGACGAGGTGGTGAAGATCAACTGCATGGCCGCCGACCTGGTGACCACCAACGGCGTCATGGAGTCGCGACTCTTCGCCTTCGATACGGAGAAGGCGCTGATCAATGTCAGCGGCGATATCGATTTCCGCAACGAGAAGCTCAACCTCGACATCGTGCCGCACACCAAGGGCTTCCGCCTGTTCTCGCTGCGCTCGCCGCTCTACGTGCACGGGACCATGAAGAACCCCTCGGTAGGCGTGCATGCGGGCCCGCTGATCCTGCGCGGCGGCGGCGCGGTGGCCCTGGCGGTGTTCGCCGCACCCCTCGCGGCCCTCGCCCCGCTGGCCGTGCCGGAAAGCGGCAAGGCCGACGCGACCCAGTGCAAGCCCTTGCTGGACGACCTGCGGAAAAACCCGCCAAAGGCCCCGCCGGCCGGGAAAACCCGGAAGAACTGA
- a CDS encoding PadR family transcriptional regulator — MHFFHHARHRFHEHMQAMGRGGRFGGGPFGFDDREGMRGGRGGGRFGGRMFGSGDLRLLLLALIEEQPRHGYELIRTIEEMFDGQYSPSPGAIYPTLTMLEELGYARVEAETGGKKLYAITDAGRAFLDENRHSLEALTERLQVMSRHMRRMSVPNPIREAMHALKHQLMNHHKGWDDAEVRRVATLIEATARAVGERQG, encoded by the coding sequence ATGCACTTCTTCCACCACGCCCGTCACCGCTTCCACGAACACATGCAGGCCATGGGCCGCGGCGGCCGCTTCGGCGGCGGTCCGTTCGGCTTCGACGACCGCGAAGGCATGCGGGGTGGCCGCGGCGGCGGTCGTTTCGGCGGCCGGATGTTCGGCAGCGGCGACCTGCGCCTGCTGCTCCTGGCCTTGATCGAAGAACAGCCGCGCCACGGCTACGAACTGATCCGCACCATCGAGGAAATGTTCGACGGCCAGTACAGCCCCAGCCCGGGGGCCATCTACCCCACCCTCACCATGCTGGAGGAACTGGGCTACGCCCGTGTTGAGGCCGAGACCGGCGGCAAGAAGCTCTACGCCATCACCGACGCCGGCCGGGCCTTCCTCGACGAAAACCGCCACAGCCTCGAGGCGCTCACCGAGCGCCTGCAGGTGATGTCCCGGCACATGCGCCGCATGAGCGTGCCCAATCCCATCCGCGAAGCCATGCACGCGCTGAAGCACCAGCTCATGAACCATCACAAGGGTTGGGACGATGCCGAAGTCCGGCGCGTCGCGACGCTGATCGAAGCCACGGCCCGCGCGGTCGGGGAGCGCCAGGGATGA